In Mycolicibacterium phocaicum, one DNA window encodes the following:
- the treY gene encoding malto-oligosyltrehalose synthase, which yields MPVVSTYRLQMRSDGMTFDDALALLPYLDELGVSHLYLSPVLTAASGSTHGYDVTDPTAVSAELGGPEGFSRLSAAARARGLGLVVDIVPNHVGVEHPEQNPWWWDLLTYGRSSRYASYFDIDWDLDPDGRIVLPVLGSDSDVDDLTVDGDVLRLGDRTWPIRPGTGTGTAAEVYARQAYRLTGWQSGSCGYRRFFSITSLAAVRQEDPYVFDASHAEIGRWFREGLVDGLRVDHIDGLTDPAGYVTRLRELAGPDAWIVAEKILAADEPLDPVLPIAGTTGYDVLREIGGLFVDPEGADALTELARETRCDARELKIRTVTETLASELARLCRVILRAAGSDDPALPTAVTQLLSRVGMYRTDYPVLSAVLPEAINETLGAAPELASALQLVVTALEQPEPASRLQQLCGAMTAKAIEDTMFYRDARLVSLNEVGGTPERFGMSTAEFHQRTAARARDWPATMVTLSTHDTKRGEDVRARITVLSQCAERWAERVRRWNAVCVPPDEGTGLFLWQNIIGVWPAAGEVDDAVRARLHAYAEKAIREAELHTNWEQPNREFEDAVRDWIDALIDGPVAGEVTALVQQLDEAARCDAVAQKLLALTVPGIPDVYQGTELFDDSLVDPDNRRPVDFALRRTELNTLSHPKIRVVAAALRSRRERPDTYLSGDYTPVVAEGPAADHIVAFRRGTDVLVVVPRWTLKLDESACADTAVELPAGEWTDRLTGRVWSGVVAVDALFAELPGVLLEQSRA from the coding sequence ATGCCCGTTGTCTCCACGTACAGACTGCAGATGCGCAGCGACGGAATGACCTTCGACGACGCGCTGGCCCTGCTGCCCTACCTCGACGAGCTGGGTGTCTCGCACCTCTACCTGTCGCCGGTGCTGACGGCGGCCTCCGGGTCGACGCACGGCTACGACGTCACCGACCCCACGGCCGTCTCGGCGGAGCTCGGCGGGCCGGAAGGCTTTTCCCGGCTGTCCGCCGCGGCGCGGGCGCGCGGCCTGGGGCTCGTCGTCGACATCGTGCCGAACCACGTCGGCGTCGAACACCCCGAGCAGAATCCGTGGTGGTGGGACCTCCTGACGTACGGCCGATCGTCGCGGTACGCGAGCTACTTCGACATCGACTGGGACCTGGACCCCGACGGCCGAATCGTGTTGCCGGTCCTGGGTTCCGACTCCGACGTCGACGACCTCACCGTCGACGGTGACGTGCTCCGGCTCGGCGACCGAACGTGGCCGATCCGGCCCGGCACCGGCACGGGCACGGCCGCCGAGGTCTACGCCCGGCAGGCCTACCGCCTGACGGGCTGGCAGTCCGGTTCCTGCGGCTACCGGCGGTTCTTCTCCATCACGTCACTGGCGGCCGTGCGCCAGGAGGATCCCTACGTGTTCGACGCCAGCCACGCCGAGATCGGGCGCTGGTTCCGTGAGGGCTTGGTGGACGGATTGCGGGTCGACCACATCGACGGGTTGACCGATCCGGCAGGCTATGTCACCCGGCTGCGCGAGTTGGCCGGGCCCGACGCCTGGATCGTCGCCGAGAAGATCCTGGCCGCCGACGAGCCGCTGGACCCCGTCCTCCCCATTGCGGGCACCACCGGTTACGACGTGCTGCGCGAGATCGGCGGGCTCTTCGTCGACCCCGAGGGAGCCGACGCGCTGACGGAGCTGGCCCGCGAAACCCGATGCGATGCCCGCGAACTCAAGATCAGGACCGTCACCGAGACACTGGCCAGCGAGCTGGCCCGGCTGTGCCGTGTGATCTTGCGGGCCGCCGGGAGCGACGATCCTGCCCTCCCGACCGCCGTCACCCAACTGCTCAGCCGGGTCGGCATGTATCGCACCGACTACCCGGTACTGTCCGCGGTGCTGCCCGAAGCCATCAACGAAACCCTCGGCGCGGCACCAGAACTGGCATCGGCTCTGCAGCTGGTCGTCACCGCCCTCGAGCAGCCCGAACCGGCGTCCCGGTTGCAGCAGTTGTGCGGTGCGATGACGGCCAAGGCGATCGAGGACACCATGTTCTACCGCGATGCTCGGCTGGTGTCGCTGAACGAGGTCGGCGGCACCCCCGAACGTTTCGGCATGAGCACGGCCGAGTTCCACCAGCGCACCGCGGCCCGCGCACGCGACTGGCCGGCCACCATGGTGACGCTGTCCACCCACGACACCAAGCGCGGCGAGGATGTGCGCGCCCGCATCACGGTGCTGTCCCAGTGCGCCGAGCGCTGGGCCGAGCGCGTCCGCCGCTGGAACGCCGTGTGCGTACCGCCGGACGAAGGCACCGGATTGTTCTTGTGGCAGAACATCATCGGCGTATGGCCGGCCGCCGGCGAGGTCGACGACGCCGTCCGCGCGCGCCTGCACGCCTATGCCGAGAAGGCGATCCGCGAAGCGGAGCTCCACACCAATTGGGAGCAGCCGAACCGGGAGTTCGAAGATGCGGTCCGCGACTGGATCGATGCGCTGATCGACGGGCCGGTCGCGGGAGAGGTCACCGCATTGGTCCAGCAGCTCGACGAGGCCGCACGTTGCGATGCCGTCGCACAGAAGCTGCTGGCGCTCACCGTGCCGGGGATCCCCGACGTCTATCAGGGCACCGAGCTGTTCGACGACAGCCTGGTGGACCCCGACAATCGCCGCCCGGTGGATTTCGCTCTCCGGCGGACCGAACTGAACACCTTGAGCCACCCCAAGATCCGGGTGGTCGCGGCAGCGCTGCGGTCACGCCGGGAACGGCCGGACACGTACCTGTCGGGTGACTACACACCCGTCGTCGCCGAGGGACCTGCCGCCGACCACATCGTCGCGTTCCGGCGCGGCACCGATGTGCTGGTGGTCGTGCCCCGCTGGACGCTGAAGCTCGACGAATCAGCTTGCGCCGACACGGCTGTCGAGCTGCCGGCTGGTGAGTGGACCGACCGGCTGACCGGGCGCGTGTGGTCCGGCGTCGTCGCCGTCGACGCGCTCTTCGCCGAACTGCCCGGCGTACTTCTGGAGCAATCCCGTGCCTGA
- the treZ gene encoding malto-oligosyltrehalose trehalohydrolase: MPDHEFSVWAPAPDDVALDVDGARHPMTRSDDGWWRVTVDVPADTRYGFVLDDSDPLPDPRSPRQPDGVHGLSQLWTSEPPAPWPGRTIDGAVIYELHVGTFTEAGTFDAAIERLDHLIGLGVDFVELMPVNAFSGNHGWGYDGVLWYAVHEPYGGPSGLVRFVDACHRRGLGVLLDAVFNHLGPSGNYLPKFGPYLTVGRTPWGEAINIAAADSDPVRRYIIDCALRWMRDFGIDGLRLDAVHALVDTTAVHLLEELAGETDALARELGRPLSLIAESDLNDPRLVTPRDHGGYGLAAQWDDDIHHAIHTAVSGERQGYYADFGSMQTLATTLARSFFHAGTYSSFRRRRHGRALDTAQIPATRLLAYTCTHDQVGNRAIGDRPSQYLDFGQLAVKAALVLGSPYTAMLFMGEEWGASTPFQFFSSHPEPELARATAEGRKAEFADHGWAADDIPDPQDPATFRRSKLDWDEMGTGEHARLLQLYRDLITLRRTEPDFADPWLDHLRVEFDEADRWIVMHRGAFAVACNLGERPVAVPVTGEVVLSSQTPECGAGATTLPGHSFAVLRRDD, from the coding sequence GTGCCTGACCACGAATTCTCGGTCTGGGCGCCCGCGCCGGACGACGTCGCACTCGACGTCGACGGGGCCCGACACCCGATGACCCGCTCCGACGACGGCTGGTGGCGCGTCACCGTCGACGTGCCGGCCGATACCCGCTACGGATTCGTCCTGGATGATTCCGATCCGTTGCCCGACCCCCGTTCGCCGCGACAACCCGATGGCGTGCACGGACTTTCGCAGCTGTGGACGTCCGAGCCGCCCGCGCCCTGGCCCGGCCGCACCATCGACGGCGCGGTGATCTACGAACTGCATGTCGGCACGTTCACCGAGGCCGGGACGTTCGACGCCGCCATCGAGCGGCTGGACCACCTGATCGGCCTCGGTGTCGACTTCGTCGAACTGATGCCGGTCAACGCCTTCAGCGGCAACCACGGCTGGGGCTACGACGGCGTGCTGTGGTACGCCGTGCACGAGCCCTACGGTGGCCCGTCAGGTCTGGTGCGCTTCGTCGACGCCTGCCACCGCCGCGGTCTGGGTGTGTTGCTCGACGCGGTGTTCAATCACCTTGGCCCGTCCGGGAATTACCTGCCCAAGTTCGGTCCGTACCTGACGGTGGGCCGGACTCCGTGGGGTGAAGCGATCAACATCGCCGCCGCCGACTCCGACCCGGTGCGCCGGTACATCATCGACTGCGCGCTGCGCTGGATGCGGGATTTCGGTATCGACGGCCTGCGACTGGACGCGGTGCATGCTCTGGTCGACACCACGGCCGTGCATCTGCTGGAGGAGCTGGCCGGCGAAACCGACGCGCTGGCACGGGAATTGGGCCGCCCGTTGTCCCTGATCGCCGAGAGCGATCTCAACGACCCGCGGCTGGTCACCCCGCGCGACCACGGCGGCTACGGCCTCGCCGCCCAATGGGACGACGACATCCACCACGCCATCCACACCGCGGTGTCCGGCGAACGACAGGGCTACTACGCCGATTTCGGGTCGATGCAGACCCTTGCGACCACTCTCGCCCGCAGCTTCTTCCACGCCGGCACCTACTCGTCGTTCCGGCGCCGCCGGCATGGCCGCGCGCTCGATACCGCGCAGATTCCGGCGACCCGGCTGCTGGCCTACACCTGCACACACGACCAGGTGGGCAACCGGGCGATCGGTGACCGCCCGTCGCAGTACCTCGACTTCGGGCAGCTGGCGGTCAAGGCCGCGCTGGTCCTCGGATCACCGTATACGGCAATGCTTTTCATGGGCGAAGAGTGGGGCGCGTCGACACCGTTCCAGTTCTTCAGTTCACATCCCGAACCAGAACTCGCGCGCGCGACGGCCGAGGGCCGCAAGGCCGAGTTCGCCGATCACGGCTGGGCCGCCGACGACATTCCCGATCCGCAGGACCCCGCCACGTTCCGGCGCTCCAAACTCGACTGGGACGAGATGGGCACGGGTGAGCACGCCCGGTTGCTGCAGCTCTACCGCGACCTGATCACGTTGCGGCGCACCGAACCCGACTTCGCCGACCCGTGGCTGGACCACCTGCGCGTCGAGTTCGACGAAGCCGACCGCTGGATCGTCATGCACCGCGGCGCGTTCGCCGTGGCGTGCAACCTCGGCGAACGGCCCGTCGCCGTACCCGTCACCGGCGAGGTGGTGCTGAGCTCACAGACCCCCGAATGCGGTGCCGGCGCCACGACACTGCCCGGCCACAGCTTCGCGGTGCTGCGCCGAGACGACTAG